In the Vulpes vulpes isolate BD-2025 chromosome 12, VulVul3, whole genome shotgun sequence genome, ACCAGGAACATAGCACTACCTCTTGGAGAGTCTTTCGGAGCTCCTGGCTGCGGAAGGCGTAGATGAAGGGGTCAATGATGGAGTTGCAGATGATGAGGGTGAGGAAGAGGTTGAAGTTCTGAAAGACGCAGCCACAGATGGGGTGTTGAGGGCAGAGGACCATGAGTGAGAGGTGCAAGAAGAAGGGGCcccagcagagaaagaaaatgcccaGCAGGATAGTGAGTGTGGCAGCGCCCTTGAGGCCAAAGCCCTGGTGGACGGAGTGCTGCCGCTTACGGAGCCGGGCAATACCTCGGGCGTGCTGGCGGGCGCGGGCAAGCATGTGGACGTACAGCACTGCCATGAGCACCAGCATGGCTACAAAGAAGCTGACAAGACAAAGCAGGACGGCCGTGTGATTGTAGTAGGCAATGAAGAGCGTGCTGGAGAGGACGCTAGCCACCCAGATAGCGGAGATGGCCCGCCACGCCCGCGGGAGTGTGACGATGCTGTGGTATCGCAGCGCGTAGAAGATGGAGAGGTAGCGGTCCACGGCGATGGCGCCCAGGAAGCAGAGGCTGGATACCATGGAACCACAGATGAGCACGTCAATGATGTCGTCCAGCTGCTGCACCACAGCAGCCTGCGCAGCCAAGGCGCCTGCCTCCACCAGCAGCATGACGGCCGTCTCCAGCACATTGCTCACGCTCACCAGCAGGTCGGACACAGCCAGGCAACCGATGAAGTAATACATGGGCGAGTGCAGGTTGCGGTTCTTGGCAATGGCGGCCACCACCAGCACATTTTCCACAACGCTCACCAGCCCCAGGCTGAGGAACAGCCCGTTGGGAATGGACACCTCCAGGCACCGGGGCCCGGTCTGGTTGGCAGCCAGCTTGAAGTGAGGGGTGGTTGGGGAGGTGGCATTGGGAGAGCCCAGCAGCCTTCTCTGGGGGCCCTGCCCAGACATGGTCCCggcagggagcagagcagggtCCTCGCCCTCAGGTGTCTCGCTCAGTTCATGGTGCCACCAGCAGGGCCTGTCTGTCCTCCAGGGCCGCCCTCACATTTGCTCTCTCCCGGTCTGTACAAGTGTCAGCTCAGCCATGACCCAGCCAGAGAGTCCAGCTTCCTGACAGAGCAGTCGCTTCCCAGCCAGGACCCCAAGCTCCCTGACACCAACCCTCTAGTCTCTTTGGACCCCTCGACCCTcagcccacctccccacctctcccatgGAGGGGCAGTTGCTCAGGTTCAGACGTATGTTTCTATCTTCTTGCTGCCTCAAGGCGGCTCAGGGCTCCCGCTTTCCCAGGCCTGGAGGGGGCTGAGGTCCCACTCCAGAAAGAATGAagcctttctccacatctttaaaGGCTCCGGAGCCCCTCCTCCTGAGGGTGGCCACGTGATGGGCGTGCACCCTGGATGCATGCATCGGAGAGAACCCACTGCACCCTCCAGGCAGCACAAATGGCACCCAGGGCTATCCTGACTCCAAGGACGTTGGACGCTGGGGCTCAGCTGGATGTGTGTCCCCTCACCTGGCTCCGCTCCCAGTATCTGCCTATGTGGGGTCCCCTAAATATACTGCAAATCCACTGCAAACACCACCTCCTCTTGGGAACTGTCTGATCTCTGACCACCCACCTGATGCCACCCTGCCTAGATACAGTCACTGGCTGGTGTCCACTCATCCCCAGCTTGAACCCCTAACTCCCTACCTCATGTTAGACACTAAGGGCAGCCCCTGCTCCTGaggacccccacccccttcactgAGCCCTGCTGGAGGGCATCCTGGTCACGTCAGGGTCAGGCCCTTGCTCTGCCTCATCCtacagtgggggagggggaggacccTGACAGCCGCCACTTCCTCTGCATAAGAAACCACTTCAAGGGCAGATCTCGGGTCTCCAGCCACATGGTGTACTGAGCAAGCCACAGGGAAGCTAAGAGTGGCCTGCGGGCACCTACTCCCAGCACTTTCTCACTGAAGACTGTGAT is a window encoding:
- the MC1R gene encoding melanocyte-stimulating hormone receptor, whose product is MSGQGPQRRLLGSPNATSPTTPHFKLAANQTGPRCLEVSIPNGLFLSLGLVSVVENVLVVAAIAKNRNLHSPMYYFIGCLAVSDLLVSVSNVLETAVMLLVEAGALAAQAAVVQQLDDIIDVLICGSMVSSLCFLGAIAVDRYLSIFYALRYHSIVTLPRAWRAISAIWVASVLSSTLFIAYYNHTAVLLCLVSFFVAMLVLMAVLYVHMLARARQHARGIARLRKRQHSVHQGFGLKGAATLTILLGIFFLCWGPFFLHLSLMVLCPQHPICGCVFQNFNLFLTLIICNSIIDPFIYAFRSQELRKTLQEVVLCSW